One segment of Theobroma cacao cultivar B97-61/B2 chromosome 9, Criollo_cocoa_genome_V2, whole genome shotgun sequence DNA contains the following:
- the LOC108663301 gene encoding putative F-box/LRR-repeat protein At3g59170: MVHVSFFANKIVVKLELNVRHIIMTIPTHGCLPSLKSLHVGGVDFVDNDSFRKLLFGCLVLEELFISSFKDFQNLINYSLANLHALLNAEMSVLHPRLSQLVDLDATTNLLNEISNVLSLSCNDDLLSALTLCKKPLPVFPNLDHLLIRR; encoded by the exons ATGGTGCATGTGAGTTTCTTTGCAAATAAGATAGTTGTGAAATTGGAACTAAATGTTCGTCATATTATTATGACCATTCCTACTCATGGCTGCCTTCCAAGTCTAAAAAGTCTCCATGTTGGCGGTGTAGACTTTGTAGATAATGATTCTTTTCGAAAGCTTTTGTTTGGGTGCCTTGTGCTTGAAGAGTTGTTCATCTCTTctttcaaggattttcaaaatcTAATAAA TTATTCATTAGCAAACCTACATGCTCTTCTAAATGCTGAAATGAGTGTTTTACATCCTCGTTTAAGTCAGTTGGTCGACCTTGATGCAACAACTAAtttgttaaatgaaattaGTAATGTTCTATCACTTTCTTGcaatgatgatttactttcg gCTTTAACTTTGTGCAAGAAGCCTTTGCCTGTGTTTCCCAACCTAGACCATTTATTGATTAGAAGGTAG